Proteins encoded by one window of Nicotiana tabacum cultivar K326 chromosome 10, ASM71507v2, whole genome shotgun sequence:
- the LOC107800137 gene encoding protein CUP-SHAPED COTYLEDON 2-like codes for MENYQHFDCSDGNLPPGFRFHPTDEELITYYLLKKVLDGNFTARAIAEVDLNKCEPWELPGKAKMGEKEWYFFSLRDRKYPTGLRTNRATEAGYWKATGKDREIYSSKTCALVGMKKTLVFYRGRAPKGEKSNWVMHEYRLDGKFAYHYISRSSKDEWVISRVFQKNGSSVGANSNGGKKRLSSSINMYQEVSSPSSVSQLPPLLDSSPYSTTATSAVINADRESFRKEHVPCFSTTATHSFDPSSVFSISSNSLHALPPPSFSAILDSSTNFAHYTRNSTFPSLRSLHENLQLPLFSSGAPAMHSGFPAPMDNWPVPETQKVEQSELDCMWSY; via the exons ATGGAGAACTACCAGCATTTCGACTGCAGTGATGGGAATTTACCCCCTGGTTTTAGGTTCCATCCAACTGATGAAGAACTCATCACCTACTACCTACTGAAGAAGGTTCTTGACGGCAACTTTACTGCTCGAGCAATTGCTGAAGTTGACCTCAACAAATGCGAGCCCTGGGAGCTGCCTG GGAAAGCCAAGATGGGAGAAAAAGAGTGGTACTTTTTCAGCCTACGTGATCGGAAGTATCCAACGGGGCTGAGAACTAACAGAGCTACTGAGGCTGGTTACTGGAAAGCTACAGGGAAAGACAGGGAGATTTACAGCTCAAAGACTTGTGCACTTGTGGGCATGAAGAAAACCCTAGTTTTCTACCGAGGTAGGGCTCCTAAAGGAGAGAAGAGCAACTGGGTTATGCATGAATATCGCCTTGATGGCAAATTTGCCTATCACTACATCTCAAGAAGTTCTAAG GACGAGTGGGTAATTTCAAGGGTCTTTCAGAAGAATGGTTCCTCTGTCGGTGCCAATTCAAATGGTGGCAAGAAAAGGTTAAGTTCCAGTATCAACATGTATCAAGAAGTAAGTTCACCGTCCTCTGTTTCTCAGCTTCCACCGCTCCTTGATTCCTCTCCTTACAGCACCACTGCCACTTCTGCTGTCATTAATGCTGATCGTGAGAGCTTCAGAAAGGAGCACGTGCCCTGTTTCTCCACAACTGCTACGCACAGTTTCGACCCAAGTTCTGTCTTTAGCATTTCGTCGAACAGCCTGCATGCACTGCCACCTCCTAGTTTCAGTGCCATTCTTGACTCTTCCACTAATTTTGCCCACTACACAAGGAACTCAACTTTTCCCAGCTTAAGGTCACTCCATGAGAATCTGCAGCTTCCGTTATTTTCCAGTGGAGCTCCGGCCATGCACAGCGGTTTTCCTGCTCCAATGGACAACTGGCCGGTGCCGGAGACTCAGAAAGTTGAACAGTCTGAACTTGATTGCATGTGGAGTTACTGA